A single window of Dermochelys coriacea isolate rDerCor1 chromosome 2, rDerCor1.pri.v4, whole genome shotgun sequence DNA harbors:
- the LOC119852030 gene encoding Sjoegren syndrome nuclear autoantigen 1 homolog produces MMTQQGAVLQGYNNELVKCVEDLCMQREELNKQIQQAEVEKNKLQHEIRILSKKLESVCENLAQKTASRNELDKILAETETAYMKILDSSRMLLNVLKKEVGNLNKAVELKSNVT; encoded by the coding sequence ATGATGACTCAGCAGGGAGCTGTTCTGCAGGGTTACAATAATGAGCTGGTGAAATGCGTTGAAGACTTATGCATGCAAAGGGAAGAACTGAACAAGCAGATCCAGCAAGCGGAGGTGGAAAAGAATAAACTCCAGCATGAAATCCGAATCCTGTCTAAGAAACTAGAGAGTGTCTGTGAAAACTTAGCCCAGAAGACAGCCTCACGGAACGAGCTTGATAAAATCCTTGCTGAAACTGAAACTGCTTATATGAAGATTTTGGATAGTTCTAGAATGCTGCTAAATGTCCTGAAGAAGGAAGTTGGGAATTTAAACAAAGCTGTGGAGCTGAAAAGCAACGTGACCTGA